In Streptomyces sp. SN-593, a single genomic region encodes these proteins:
- the thrB gene encoding homoserine kinase, protein MAGPAFRAAAVRVRVPATSANLGPGFDAFGLALGLYDDVVVRVADSGLHVDIAGEGADTLPRDEKHLVVRSLRTAFDLLGGQPRGLEVVCANRIPHGRGLGSSSAAICAGIMAARAVTIGGPAGLDDTALLELATEIEGHPDNVAACLMGGFTVAWTEGGAARAVRMEPAASLVPVVFVPAVPLLTETARGLLPRTVPHVDAAANAGRAALLVEALTRRPELLLPATEDRLHQEYRAPAMPESLALVNRLRAEGVPAVVSGAGPTVLALTDEGAADKVSRLAGDGWAANRLALDAAGASVLPLAGGQ, encoded by the coding sequence ATGGCCGGTCCCGCGTTCCGCGCCGCCGCAGTACGAGTGCGCGTCCCCGCGACCAGCGCGAACCTCGGCCCCGGTTTCGACGCGTTCGGCCTCGCGCTGGGGCTCTACGACGACGTGGTGGTCCGGGTCGCCGACTCCGGCCTGCACGTGGACATCGCCGGCGAGGGCGCCGACACGCTGCCGCGCGACGAGAAGCACCTGGTGGTCCGCAGCCTGCGCACCGCGTTCGACCTGCTCGGCGGCCAGCCGCGCGGCCTGGAGGTGGTCTGCGCGAACCGCATCCCGCACGGCCGCGGGCTGGGCTCCTCGTCGGCCGCCATCTGCGCGGGCATCATGGCCGCCCGCGCGGTGACGATAGGCGGCCCGGCGGGGCTGGACGACACGGCCCTGCTGGAGCTGGCCACGGAGATCGAGGGCCATCCGGACAACGTCGCCGCCTGCCTGATGGGCGGCTTCACGGTGGCCTGGACCGAGGGCGGGGCCGCGCGGGCGGTCCGGATGGAGCCGGCCGCGTCGCTGGTCCCGGTGGTGTTCGTGCCGGCGGTGCCGCTGCTGACCGAGACCGCGCGCGGGCTGCTGCCCCGTACCGTCCCGCACGTGGACGCCGCGGCGAACGCGGGCCGGGCCGCGCTGCTCGTCGAGGCGCTGACCAGGCGCCCCGAGCTGCTGCTGCCGGCCACCGAGGACCGGTTGCACCAGGAGTACCGGGCGCCGGCGATGCCCGAATCCCTGGCCCTGGTGAACCGTCTACGCGCGGAGGGCGTCCCTGCTGTCGTGTCCGGTGCCGGGCCGACCGTGCTCGCCCTGACCGACGAGGGCGCCGCGGACAAGGTCTCCCGGCTCGCGGGTGACGGCTGGGCGGCGAACCGCCTGGCGCTCGACGCCGCCGGGGCGAGTGTCCTGCCGCTCGCAGGTGGGCAGTGA
- the thrC gene encoding threonine synthase, translating into MNVQVDQLRMSGTHQWRGIIEEYRDRLPVGADTPVVSLLEGGTPLVPAQVLSERTGCDVRLKVEGANPTGSFKDRGMTMAITKAKEAGAQAVICASTGNTSASAAAYAVRAGMVCAVLVPQGKIALGKMGQALVHGSRILQVDGNFDDCLDLARGLSEKYPVALVNSVNPVRIEGQKTAAFEIVDALGDAPDIHVLPVGNAGNITAYWKGYREYAADGFATRTPRMWGFQAAGSAPIVNGAPVREPQTIATAIRIGNPASWQFAEAARDESGGLIEAVTDRQILAAYRLLAGREGVFVEPASAASVAGLLKAADEGRVDPGQRIVCTVTGNGLKDPDWAVAGAPQPITVPVNADAAATHLGLA; encoded by the coding sequence ATGAACGTCCAGGTCGACCAGCTCCGAATGTCCGGCACCCACCAGTGGCGGGGCATCATCGAGGAGTACCGCGACCGCCTCCCGGTCGGCGCGGACACCCCGGTGGTCTCGCTGCTGGAGGGTGGCACCCCGCTCGTGCCGGCCCAGGTGCTCTCCGAGCGGACCGGGTGCGACGTCCGGCTCAAGGTCGAGGGGGCCAACCCCACCGGGTCCTTCAAGGACCGCGGCATGACCATGGCGATCACCAAGGCGAAGGAGGCCGGCGCCCAGGCGGTCATCTGCGCCTCCACCGGCAACACCTCCGCCTCGGCCGCGGCGTACGCGGTGCGCGCCGGCATGGTGTGCGCGGTGCTGGTACCACAGGGCAAGATCGCGCTGGGCAAGATGGGCCAGGCGCTGGTGCACGGCAGCCGCATCCTCCAGGTCGACGGCAACTTCGACGACTGCCTGGACCTGGCCCGCGGCCTCAGCGAGAAGTACCCGGTCGCGCTGGTCAACTCGGTGAACCCGGTGCGCATCGAGGGCCAGAAGACGGCCGCGTTCGAGATCGTGGACGCGCTCGGCGACGCGCCCGACATCCACGTCCTGCCGGTGGGCAACGCGGGCAACATCACCGCGTACTGGAAGGGCTACCGCGAGTACGCCGCCGACGGCTTCGCCACCCGCACGCCGCGGATGTGGGGCTTCCAGGCGGCCGGCTCGGCCCCGATCGTCAATGGCGCGCCGGTGCGCGAGCCGCAGACCATCGCCACCGCGATCAGGATCGGCAACCCCGCGTCCTGGCAGTTCGCCGAGGCGGCCCGCGACGAGTCCGGCGGCCTCATCGAGGCGGTGACCGACCGTCAGATCCTCGCCGCCTACCGGCTGCTGGCCGGCCGCGAGGGCGTCTTCGTCGAGCCCGCCTCCGCCGCGTCGGTGGCGGGGCTGCTCAAGGCCGCGGACGAGGGCCGGGTCGACCCCGGCCAGCGGATCGTCTGCACGGTCACCGGGAACGGGCTCAAGGACCCCGACTGGGCCGTCGCCGGCGCCCCGCAGCCGATCACGGTCCCCGTGAACGCGGACGCCGCGGCCACGCACCTGGGCCTGGCCTAG
- a CDS encoding homoserine dehydrogenase — protein MMRTRPLKVALLGCGVVGSEVTRIITTQADDLAARIGAPIELAGIAVRRPHKVRDGVPAELLTTDATALVKRGDIDVVVEVIGGIEPVRTLITTAFEHGASVVSANKALLAADGASLHAKAVEHGVDLYYEAAVAGAIPLIRPLRESLAGDRVNRVLGIVNGTTNFILDKMDSTGAGYSEALEEATALGYAEADPTADVEGFDAAAKAAILAGIAFHTRVTIDDVHREGLTEVTAADIASARKMGCTVKMLAICERSADGRSVTARVHPAMIPLSHPLASVREAYNAVFVEAEAAGRLMFYGPGAGGAPTASAVLGDLVTACRNKLAATIGAGESAYTRLPVSPMGDVVTRYHISLDVADKPGVLAQVATVFAQHEVSIGTVRQQGRNQGSGDDAAVEQSSGGQRAGGEASLVVVTHRATDAALSATVAALRELDTVRGVASIMRVEGE, from the coding sequence ATGATGCGTACGCGTCCGCTGAAGGTGGCGCTCCTGGGGTGCGGTGTGGTCGGCTCCGAGGTCACGCGCATCATCACGACGCAGGCGGACGACCTCGCCGCCCGGATCGGAGCCCCGATCGAGCTGGCCGGGATCGCCGTCCGCCGTCCCCACAAGGTGCGCGACGGCGTGCCCGCCGAGTTGCTCACCACCGACGCCACGGCGCTGGTCAAGCGCGGCGACATCGACGTCGTGGTCGAGGTGATCGGCGGCATCGAGCCGGTCCGCACCCTCATCACCACCGCGTTCGAGCACGGCGCCTCCGTGGTGTCGGCGAACAAGGCGCTGCTGGCCGCCGACGGCGCGAGCCTGCACGCCAAGGCCGTCGAGCACGGTGTCGACCTGTACTACGAGGCCGCGGTGGCCGGCGCGATCCCGCTGATCAGGCCGCTGCGCGAGTCCCTCGCCGGCGACCGGGTCAACCGGGTGCTGGGCATCGTCAACGGCACCACCAACTTCATCCTCGACAAGATGGACTCCACCGGCGCCGGCTACAGCGAGGCGCTGGAGGAGGCGACCGCGCTCGGTTACGCCGAGGCCGACCCGACCGCCGACGTGGAGGGCTTCGACGCCGCCGCGAAGGCGGCGATCCTGGCCGGCATCGCCTTCCACACCCGCGTCACCATCGACGACGTGCACCGCGAGGGCCTGACCGAGGTGACCGCCGCCGACATCGCCTCCGCGCGCAAGATGGGCTGCACCGTCAAGATGCTCGCGATCTGCGAGCGCAGCGCCGACGGCCGCTCGGTCACCGCGCGGGTGCACCCGGCGATGATCCCGCTCAGCCACCCGCTCGCCTCGGTCCGCGAGGCGTACAACGCCGTCTTCGTCGAGGCGGAGGCGGCCGGCCGGCTGATGTTCTACGGTCCCGGCGCGGGCGGCGCTCCCACCGCCTCCGCCGTCCTGGGCGACCTGGTGACCGCCTGCCGCAACAAGCTCGCCGCTACCATCGGAGCAGGCGAGTCCGCGTACACGCGGCTGCCGGTCAGCCCCATGGGCGATGTGGTCACCCGTTACCACATCAGCCTCGACGTGGCGGACAAACCGGGTGTCCTGGCTCAGGTCGCGACGGTGTTCGCCCAGCACGAAGTGTCGATCGGCACGGTGCGGCAGCAGGGCAGGAACCAAGGCAGCGGCGACGACGCCGCCGTCGAGCAGAGCAGTGGCGGGCAGCGCGCGGGCGGCGAGGCGTCGCTCGTCGTCGTCACCCACCGCGCGACCGACGCCGCGCTGTCGGCGACCGTCGCCGCTCTGCGGGAACTCGACACCGTACGCGGCGTGGCCAGCATCATGCGCGTGGAAGGGGAGTAG
- the lysA gene encoding diaminopimelate decarboxylase: MSRSAHPAGPRHADVLPEGHYAGPPADLNTLDPRIWSRTVTRNADGAAEVAGLDVRDLAAEFGTPAYFLDEADFRARCRAWRAAFGQGADVFYAGKAFLSRAVVRWLYEEGMNLDVCSGTELAVALDAGMPAERIALHGNNKSAEEIERAVREGVGRIVLDSFQEIARVAAEATRQGRRQRVQIRVTVGVEAHTHEFIATAHEDQKFGIGLADGQAAEAVRRVLQLDSLELAGIHSHIGSQIFDMAGFEVAARRVVSLLAEVRDEHGVELPEIDLGGGLGIAYTPEDDPREPQEIAKALGEIVARECDAARLTPPRLSVEPGRAIVGPTAFTLYEVGTVKPLDGLRTYVSVDGGMSDNIRTALYDAEYSVSLVSRASDAEPMLTRVVGKHCESGDIVVKDAFLPADLAPGDLLAVPATGAYCRAMASNYNHALRPPVVAVADGQARVIVRRETEEDLLRLDVG, from the coding sequence GTGAGCCGTTCCGCACACCCCGCCGGCCCCCGCCACGCCGATGTCCTGCCCGAAGGGCACTACGCCGGCCCGCCCGCCGACCTCAACACCCTCGACCCGCGGATCTGGTCGCGCACCGTGACCCGCAACGCGGACGGCGCCGCGGAGGTCGCCGGCCTCGACGTACGCGACCTCGCCGCCGAGTTCGGCACCCCCGCCTACTTCCTGGACGAGGCCGACTTCCGGGCCCGCTGCCGCGCCTGGCGCGCCGCGTTCGGGCAGGGGGCCGACGTGTTCTACGCCGGCAAGGCGTTCCTGTCCCGCGCGGTGGTCAGGTGGCTGTACGAGGAGGGCATGAACCTCGACGTCTGCTCCGGCACCGAACTGGCGGTCGCGCTGGACGCCGGGATGCCCGCGGAGCGCATCGCGCTGCACGGCAACAACAAGAGCGCCGAGGAGATCGAGCGGGCGGTGCGCGAGGGCGTCGGCCGGATCGTGCTCGACTCCTTCCAGGAGATCGCCCGGGTCGCGGCCGAGGCCACCCGGCAGGGCCGCCGGCAGCGGGTGCAGATCCGGGTGACCGTCGGCGTCGAGGCGCACACCCACGAGTTCATCGCCACCGCCCACGAGGACCAGAAGTTCGGCATCGGCCTGGCCGACGGGCAGGCCGCGGAGGCCGTGCGCCGGGTGCTCCAGCTCGACAGCCTCGAACTCGCCGGCATCCACAGCCACATCGGCTCGCAGATCTTCGACATGGCCGGGTTCGAGGTGGCCGCCCGCCGGGTGGTGTCGCTGCTCGCCGAGGTGCGCGACGAGCACGGCGTGGAACTGCCGGAGATCGACCTCGGCGGCGGCCTCGGCATCGCGTACACGCCGGAGGACGACCCGCGCGAGCCGCAGGAGATCGCGAAGGCGCTCGGCGAGATCGTCGCCCGCGAGTGCGACGCGGCCCGGCTGACCCCGCCGCGGCTGTCGGTCGAGCCGGGCCGGGCGATCGTCGGCCCGACGGCGTTCACGCTGTACGAGGTGGGCACCGTCAAGCCGCTCGACGGCCTGCGGACGTACGTCAGCGTCGACGGCGGCATGTCCGACAACATCCGTACCGCGCTGTACGACGCCGAGTACAGCGTGTCGCTGGTCTCGCGGGCGAGCGACGCCGAGCCGATGCTGACGCGGGTGGTCGGCAAGCACTGCGAGAGCGGCGACATCGTGGTGAAGGACGCGTTCCTGCCGGCGGACCTCGCCCCGGGGGACCTGCTCGCGGTGCCCGCGACGGGGGCGTACTGCCGGGCGATGGCCAGCAACTACAACCACGCGCTGCGGCCGCCGGTGGTCGCCGTCGCGGACGGGCAGGCGCGGGTGATCGTCCGCCGGGAGACGGAGGAGGACCTGCTCCGCCTCGACGTGGGCTGA